A single region of the Candidatus Liberimonas magnetica genome encodes:
- a CDS encoding NAD+ synthase translates to MRIALAQINPIVGDLKGNAEKILQYVKIAKSKGADIVAFPELSVCGYPPQDLLLKEAFVEDTIKALKDISSKISGIVAILGCVTKDDKNRLYNSAVLIKDRKIKAVYNKIELPNYGVFDEKRYFHHGNEIPLFKLGNTVFGVSVCEDLWLARVTEEQKQKGAQAVFNISSSPYHIDKASERTEYIGKKARRLGLYIFYTNTVGGQDELVFDGNSLILGPDGKEKMRAKPFEEDIIFYDMQQGSCGYPDNTDYIDLGGIKGKKPLLKKRKIETIKGPGEVYRALVLATRDYVKKNCFKKVVIGISGGIDSALTAVLACDAVGRGNVMGVTMPSMYSSNQTRNDAIRFCRDNGINIIEIPIQEIYYTYINSLSKEFKGLKTGSAEENLQARIRGNILMAFSNKFGWLVLSTGNKSEVSCGYSTIYGDMVGGFNILKDVYKTRVYELSRYVNRCGKYTIPGSIIKRPPTAELRPNQKDSDSLPPYRVLDRILKLYIEQDMGYEQITRANKFKPETVRKVIKLVDRNEFKRRQAPPGIRITKKGFDKDRRMPITNKYGC, encoded by the coding sequence ATGAGAATAGCATTAGCGCAGATCAATCCTATAGTAGGCGATTTAAAAGGCAATGCTGAAAAAATATTGCAGTATGTGAAAATCGCCAAATCTAAAGGCGCGGATATTGTGGCGTTCCCTGAGCTTAGCGTTTGCGGTTACCCCCCCCAGGACCTGCTTTTGAAAGAGGCGTTCGTGGAAGATACGATAAAGGCATTGAAAGATATTTCATCGAAAATATCAGGGATAGTTGCCATTTTGGGGTGCGTAACAAAGGATGATAAAAACAGGCTCTATAACTCGGCTGTTTTGATAAAAGACAGGAAGATCAAGGCTGTCTATAATAAGATTGAGCTTCCCAACTATGGGGTGTTTGATGAAAAAAGATATTTTCATCATGGGAACGAAATACCGTTATTTAAATTAGGCAATACCGTGTTCGGCGTAAGTGTTTGCGAGGACCTCTGGCTTGCCAGGGTGACTGAAGAACAAAAACAAAAAGGGGCGCAGGCGGTATTTAATATATCTTCTTCTCCTTATCATATTGACAAAGCAAGCGAAAGAACGGAATATATCGGCAAAAAAGCAAGGCGCCTTGGTTTATATATTTTTTACACCAATACAGTCGGCGGCCAGGACGAACTTGTGTTCGACGGCAACAGCCTGATCCTTGGGCCGGACGGCAAAGAAAAAATGAGGGCTAAGCCGTTTGAGGAAGATATTATATTTTATGATATGCAGCAGGGCTCTTGCGGGTATCCTGATAACACGGATTATATTGATCTTGGCGGGATAAAAGGCAAAAAGCCGTTATTGAAGAAAAGAAAAATAGAAACAATAAAAGGCCCGGGAGAGGTTTACAGGGCGCTTGTTTTAGCAACGAGGGATTATGTTAAAAAGAACTGTTTTAAAAAAGTTGTTATTGGAATAAGCGGAGGCATTGATTCAGCGCTGACAGCTGTCCTAGCCTGTGATGCTGTAGGCAGGGGCAATGTTATGGGTGTCACAATGCCGTCAATGTATTCTTCAAACCAGACGAGGAATGATGCCATACGGTTTTGCAGGGATAATGGCATAAATATAATTGAAATACCTATCCAGGAAATTTATTATACTTATATCAACTCCCTTTCAAAGGAATTCAAAGGCTTAAAAACCGGCTCTGCAGAAGAAAACCTGCAGGCGCGCATAAGAGGCAATATCCTTATGGCTTTTTCCAACAAATTTGGATGGCTCGTCCTTTCTACCGGGAACAAGAGCGAGGTTTCATGCGGATATTCAACGATTTACGGAGATATGGTAGGCGGGTTTAATATCTTAAAAGACGTGTACAAAACCCGTGTTTACGAACTTTCAAGGTATGTCAACCGGTGCGGTAAATACACAATACCCGGTTCAATAATAAAGCGGCCGCCTACTGCGGAACTCAGGCCAAATCAAAAAGACAGCGATTCTTTGCCGCCATATAGGGTTTTAGACAGGATATTAAAGCTGTATATCGAACAGGATATGGGTTACGAACAAATAACAAGAGCCAACAAGTTCAAGCCAGAAACAGTAAGGAAAGTTATAAAGCTGGTTGACAGGAACGAGTTTAAAAGAAGGCAGGCGCCGCCAGGAATCCGCATAACTAAAAAAGGGTTCGATAAAGACCGCAGGATGCCTATAACGAACAAATACGGTTGCTGA
- a CDS encoding ammonium transporter, giving the protein MKKILLVLFLCLPLFFKGIAVAQEAAQPLTGIVQASSSPGPVQSVTTKIDGSDTAWVLTATAFVMLMTLPGLAFFYGGLVRKKNVLSVLMQCAMMLCVISLQWILFGYSLAFGPDKGFWGGFKWAGLSGVGLEPFAGYSSTIPHQLFMIFQAMFAVITPALIIGAFAERMKFSAFLLFSLLWATFVYDPITHWVWGIGGFLREMGALDFAGGIVVHINAGIAAIVTALVIGRRKGYASPTPPHNLPFTVLGAGLLWFGWFGFNAGSALSASGLAVSAFIVTNTAAAAAGLVWAFLEWFYVKRPTTLGIATGMIAGLATITPASGFVSINSAIIIGALASLICFFMVAFIKPKLGYDDSLDAFGVHGVGGIAGTLATGLFASKAINPQGADGLFFGNPGLFFIQLKAVLITIGYSFAATLAIYKLVDVLIGVRAKEKEEVIGLDLTEHHEGAYTVL; this is encoded by the coding sequence ATGAAAAAAATACTACTTGTCCTATTTCTATGTTTACCGTTGTTTTTCAAAGGCATTGCAGTTGCACAAGAGGCGGCCCAGCCTTTAACTGGAATTGTCCAGGCTTCATCCAGCCCCGGGCCGGTACAATCCGTAACAACAAAGATAGACGGCAGTGACACTGCGTGGGTTTTAACTGCAACTGCGTTTGTAATGCTTATGACACTTCCGGGCCTTGCTTTTTTTTACGGCGGCCTTGTAAGGAAAAAAAATGTGTTAAGCGTCTTAATGCAATGCGCAATGATGCTTTGCGTGATAAGCCTGCAATGGATATTGTTCGGGTACAGCCTTGCCTTCGGGCCGGATAAAGGGTTCTGGGGAGGGTTTAAATGGGCAGGTTTAAGCGGGGTAGGGTTAGAGCCGTTTGCGGGTTATTCAAGTACCATTCCTCATCAGTTATTTATGATATTTCAGGCTATGTTTGCAGTTATTACACCTGCTTTAATAATAGGTGCGTTTGCAGAAAGGATGAAGTTCTCTGCGTTTTTACTATTTAGCCTTTTATGGGCAACATTTGTTTATGACCCGATTACTCATTGGGTGTGGGGAATAGGCGGTTTTTTAAGGGAAATGGGAGCTCTTGATTTTGCCGGCGGAATAGTTGTTCATATCAATGCAGGTATTGCAGCCATTGTTACGGCCCTGGTTATCGGAAGAAGGAAAGGGTACGCTTCACCCACTCCTCCTCATAACCTGCCGTTTACGGTTTTAGGAGCCGGGCTTTTATGGTTTGGCTGGTTCGGGTTTAATGCAGGCAGCGCCTTATCAGCCAGCGGGCTTGCAGTAAGCGCTTTTATTGTAACTAACACTGCTGCTGCGGCAGCCGGGCTTGTATGGGCTTTTCTTGAATGGTTCTATGTTAAAAGGCCTACGACTCTGGGTATAGCGACCGGGATGATAGCAGGTCTTGCTACAATAACCCCGGCTTCAGGTTTTGTAAGTATTAACTCGGCAATTATTATAGGCGCTCTGGCAAGTTTGATTTGTTTTTTTATGGTTGCTTTTATAAAACCAAAATTAGGTTATGACGATTCGCTTGATGCCTTCGGTGTCCACGGGGTAGGCGGGATTGCAGGGACTCTGGCTACAGGGCTTTTTGCGTCAAAAGCGATTAATCCGCAGGGAGCTGACGGTTTATTTTTCGGGAATCCCGGTTTGTTTTTTATACAGCTCAAGGCGGTATTAATAACCATAGGGTACAGTTTTGCCGCTACTTTGGCGATATATAAACTTGTTGATGTGTTGATAGGTGTAAGGGCAAAAGAAAAAGAGGAAGTAATAGGTCTTGATTTAACTGAACATCATGAAGGGGCCTATACGGTGTTGTAA
- a CDS encoding glutamine synthetase III has translation MKTKVNEGKIQTIADIYGENVFGLKTMSKYLSKKTYDSLRATIKEGRSLDPQIADEVAEAMKKWALSKGATHFTHWFQPLTGGTAEKHDSFIDPDGEGGVTLKFKGKELIQGEPDASSFPSGGIRATFEARGYTAWDPTSPAFIKEGEDYSTLCIPTAFYSYTGEALDKKTPLLRSLQALSKQVCRMAELFGIDAKNKKAYATLGPEQEYFLIDKAFYDSRIDLLQTGRTLFGRKPAKHQQLEDHYFGAIKQRIMAFMEDLDRELWKLGIPSKTRHNEVCPAQFEMAPVFEELNLAVDHNMMVMEVLRQVADRHGLVCLLHEKPFAGVNGSGKHNNWSVAGPDGKNWLTPGDNPRENAKFLTVICALMKAIDTHAGLLRAAVASAGNDHRLGANEAPPAILSIFLGDQLTEIIEHIEKGKTGGEAKDKEFLELGVSSLPKLAKDVTDRNRTSPFAFTGNKFEFRAVGSNQSCSTANIVLNTIVAEALDEICTQLESDIKAKKDFNVSLQKILQSLVKKHKRIIFNGDNYTEEWHKEAEKRGLPNLKNTPESLKEIIKESSLAIFEKHKVLTRRETHSRYEIYKEQYEKIVNIEALVALDMAKTLIIPAVYRYQKELSKTVINSEKCSCPASNLKELLGQIAKLAEDTLSDIKELEGSLAGEPKEKLEAMNKLRLSVDQLEGLVPKEFWPLASYTSMMFVM, from the coding sequence ATGAAAACCAAGGTTAATGAAGGGAAAATTCAGACTATAGCTGACATTTATGGAGAAAACGTGTTCGGGCTCAAGACCATGAGCAAGTATCTTTCAAAAAAAACATACGATTCCCTGCGCGCTACTATAAAAGAAGGCCGGTCTCTTGACCCGCAGATAGCAGACGAAGTCGCGGAGGCGATGAAGAAATGGGCGCTTTCAAAAGGAGCAACACACTTTACCCACTGGTTCCAGCCTTTGACCGGCGGTACTGCAGAAAAACACGATTCTTTCATAGACCCGGACGGGGAAGGCGGAGTAACACTAAAATTTAAAGGCAAAGAGCTTATACAGGGAGAACCGGATGCATCGAGTTTCCCTTCAGGCGGCATTCGTGCGACTTTTGAAGCAAGAGGCTATACCGCCTGGGACCCGACAAGCCCGGCTTTCATAAAAGAAGGCGAGGATTATTCCACACTTTGCATACCGACAGCGTTCTATTCATATACAGGGGAGGCCCTGGATAAAAAGACGCCTCTTCTGCGCTCCCTTCAGGCTTTGTCGAAACAAGTCTGCAGGATGGCGGAGCTGTTTGGGATAGATGCAAAGAACAAGAAAGCCTATGCGACTCTCGGGCCTGAACAGGAATATTTCCTGATAGATAAAGCTTTTTATGATTCAAGGATAGACCTGTTGCAGACAGGCAGGACGCTTTTTGGCAGAAAACCTGCGAAGCACCAGCAGCTGGAAGACCATTATTTCGGAGCCATCAAACAAAGGATCATGGCTTTTATGGAAGACCTGGACCGCGAACTCTGGAAGCTGGGCATCCCTTCTAAAACCAGGCATAACGAAGTTTGTCCTGCCCAGTTTGAAATGGCCCCTGTGTTCGAAGAATTAAACCTTGCTGTAGACCATAACATGATGGTCATGGAAGTCTTACGGCAGGTAGCGGACAGGCACGGGCTTGTCTGCCTCTTGCACGAGAAACCTTTTGCAGGAGTAAACGGTTCAGGCAAACATAACAACTGGTCTGTGGCAGGCCCTGACGGCAAGAACTGGCTTACACCCGGCGATAATCCAAGGGAAAACGCAAAATTCTTAACAGTAATATGCGCCTTGATGAAAGCGATAGATACTCACGCAGGCCTTTTGCGCGCCGCAGTAGCATCCGCAGGGAACGACCACAGGCTGGGAGCTAACGAAGCACCGCCTGCGATACTTTCCATTTTTTTAGGAGACCAGCTTACTGAAATAATAGAACATATAGAAAAAGGAAAAACAGGCGGGGAAGCAAAAGATAAAGAGTTCCTGGAGTTAGGAGTATCGTCACTCCCTAAACTTGCCAAAGATGTTACAGACAGGAACAGGACGTCCCCTTTTGCTTTTACAGGCAACAAGTTCGAGTTCCGGGCAGTGGGCTCAAACCAGAGCTGCTCGACGGCAAATATCGTTTTAAATACGATAGTGGCGGAAGCTCTCGATGAGATATGCACGCAGCTTGAGTCCGATATAAAAGCTAAAAAGGACTTTAACGTATCATTGCAAAAGATATTGCAGTCTCTAGTCAAAAAACATAAGAGAATAATATTTAACGGCGACAACTATACCGAAGAATGGCACAAGGAAGCGGAAAAAAGAGGGCTTCCTAATTTAAAGAACACGCCGGAATCGTTAAAAGAGATAATCAAGGAATCTTCTCTGGCGATTTTTGAAAAGCACAAAGTGCTTACAAGAAGGGAAACGCATTCCCGCTACGAGATTTATAAAGAGCAGTATGAAAAAATAGTCAATATAGAAGCTCTTGTAGCTCTTGATATGGCCAAGACGCTTATAATCCCGGCGGTGTACAGGTACCAGAAAGAGCTCTCTAAAACGGTCATCAACAGTGAAAAGTGCAGCTGCCCGGCCTCTAACCTTAAAGAACTGCTCGGACAGATAGCTAAACTTGCTGAAGATACGCTGTCGGACATAAAAGAACTCGAAGGGTCATTAGCCGGCGAACCGAAAGAGAAGCTTGAAGCGATGAATAAACTCCGCTTGAGCGTTGACCAGCTTGAAGGCCTTGTGCCAAAAGAGTTCTGGCCTCTGGCTTCCTACACGTCAATGATGTTTGTGATGTAA
- a CDS encoding PEP/pyruvate-binding domain-containing protein: MSKIFTLMSTGLPELDKVIQGVQPGDNIVWQLDSIEDYKLFVHPFCRDAYDKKNKLIYFRFAQHESLLPEGVQAQVYELHPEDGFETFIAEIFKVIEKNGLGAFYVFDCLSELTVDWYSDRMLANFFMLACPYLYDYDTATYFALLRNHHTTQTVNVIHNTAQVIIDVYRNKKSLYLQPIKVYKRHSHTMYMLHHWKDGKFHPETRSAVISEILEEIYHPWLDISISRQDMWPRIFAKARELQQELAKNRKNSREEEKHYNRLIRMVVTRDEPVLKLAEKYFDLEDLIDIGKHMVGTGLIGGKTVGMLLARAILKKSSLEWRDVLEPHDSFFIGSDVFYTYVVQNGCWWFRWKQRYSDTVLEETEEARKRMLDGKFPQDIEDQFKEILNYFGQSPIIVRSSSLLEDAYGNAFSGKYESVFCANQGTPEDRLKDFTNAVKTVYASTMSRDALTYRLQRGLLDRDEQMALLVQRVSGSICGNLFFPHVAGVGFSYNPYVWSKAIDPKAGVLRLVLGLGTRAVDRSGDDYTRIVALNDPVKKPAADFEEARKYTQKKMDLLDLASNKHVTRNISELVKENIELPLEMLAERDLSMEERAKEAGLHDVFSWVFNFDNFLSKTDFPKDMNRMLSTLNDAYDYPVDIEFTANIFDGNKYKVNLLQCRPFQVKKEVRIVKDPGKIPQKDMILKTSGPIIGSSIQTIIDRIIYVVPSVYGKLPENERYQVANVIGKVTNLEKKDKKKIIMLIGPGRWGTTTPSLGVPVQFGDINNVSVLCEMAEMHEGLVPDVSLGTHFFNDLVELDMLYLAVYPQREDNFINKAFLENANNRLLNLVPEAGKWKDAVRVIDLAGANKEQVIYLNVNSTEQKGVCYIGAK; this comes from the coding sequence ATGTCAAAAATATTCACGTTGATGAGCACAGGGCTTCCTGAGTTAGATAAAGTTATCCAGGGAGTCCAGCCGGGCGATAATATCGTCTGGCAGCTTGATTCCATAGAAGATTATAAGCTTTTTGTCCATCCTTTTTGCAGGGACGCCTATGATAAAAAGAACAAGCTCATCTATTTCAGGTTCGCCCAGCATGAATCTCTTCTACCCGAAGGCGTCCAGGCCCAGGTTTACGAACTCCATCCAGAAGACGGTTTTGAGACGTTCATTGCAGAGATATTCAAGGTAATAGAAAAGAATGGGCTGGGCGCATTCTATGTTTTTGACTGCCTTTCCGAGCTTACCGTAGACTGGTACTCCGACAGGATGCTCGCCAACTTCTTTATGCTGGCCTGCCCGTACCTTTACGACTACGACACTGCCACGTATTTTGCCCTCTTGAGGAACCACCACACCACGCAGACCGTAAACGTGATACATAACACAGCGCAGGTGATAATAGACGTTTACCGTAACAAAAAAAGCCTTTACCTCCAGCCGATAAAAGTTTATAAGCGCCATTCCCATACCATGTATATGCTCCATCACTGGAAAGACGGGAAGTTCCATCCTGAAACAAGAAGCGCGGTAATATCTGAAATACTTGAAGAAATTTACCACCCGTGGCTTGACATATCCATATCCAGGCAGGATATGTGGCCTCGTATTTTTGCAAAAGCGCGCGAGCTGCAGCAGGAGCTGGCTAAAAACAGGAAAAACTCAAGAGAAGAAGAAAAGCATTATAACAGGCTCATCAGGATGGTTGTAACAAGGGACGAACCTGTATTAAAGCTTGCTGAAAAATATTTTGACCTTGAAGACCTTATAGATATAGGAAAACATATGGTGGGCACCGGGCTTATCGGAGGAAAAACAGTAGGTATGCTCCTGGCAAGGGCGATACTGAAGAAATCAAGCCTTGAGTGGCGCGACGTGCTTGAGCCGCATGACAGTTTTTTCATAGGTTCCGATGTGTTCTATACTTATGTCGTTCAGAACGGGTGCTGGTGGTTCAGGTGGAAACAGAGGTACTCGGATACCGTCCTTGAAGAAACCGAGGAAGCAAGAAAAAGGATGCTCGACGGCAAATTCCCGCAGGATATCGAAGACCAGTTCAAGGAGATCCTGAATTATTTCGGCCAGTCGCCGATAATAGTACGGTCATCAAGCTTGTTAGAGGACGCCTACGGCAATGCTTTTTCCGGAAAATATGAAAGTGTGTTCTGTGCCAACCAGGGTACTCCGGAAGACCGTTTAAAGGATTTTACCAATGCCGTAAAAACAGTCTATGCAAGCACCATGAGCCGTGATGCGCTCACTTACAGGCTTCAAAGAGGGCTCCTTGACAGGGACGAGCAGATGGCGTTACTGGTCCAGCGTGTCTCGGGTTCGATTTGCGGAAATTTATTTTTTCCGCACGTGGCAGGAGTCGGGTTCTCGTACAACCCTTACGTCTGGAGCAAGGCTATAGATCCTAAAGCAGGAGTGTTGCGCCTGGTGTTGGGCCTCGGCACAAGGGCGGTAGACCGGTCCGGCGATGATTATACAAGGATAGTAGCGCTAAATGACCCGGTAAAAAAACCGGCGGCGGATTTTGAAGAAGCAAGGAAATATACGCAGAAAAAAATGGACCTTTTAGACCTTGCCTCGAACAAGCATGTGACCAGGAATATTTCAGAACTCGTAAAAGAAAATATCGAACTTCCGCTTGAAATGCTTGCCGAACGGGACTTGTCCATGGAAGAAAGGGCAAAGGAAGCAGGCCTGCATGATGTTTTCTCCTGGGTTTTTAATTTTGATAATTTCCTGTCGAAAACAGATTTCCCCAAAGACATGAACAGGATGCTTTCTACCCTTAATGACGCGTACGATTATCCGGTTGATATAGAATTCACGGCCAATATATTCGATGGCAATAAATATAAGGTAAACCTGCTCCAGTGCAGGCCGTTCCAGGTAAAAAAGGAAGTCAGGATCGTAAAAGACCCGGGCAAGATACCTCAGAAAGACATGATACTTAAGACAAGTGGGCCTATCATAGGCAGCAGCATACAGACTATAATAGACAGGATAATCTATGTTGTGCCTTCGGTCTACGGCAAACTTCCTGAGAATGAAAGGTACCAGGTCGCAAATGTAATAGGCAAGGTCACAAATTTAGAGAAAAAAGATAAAAAGAAAATAATCATGCTCATCGGGCCCGGCAGGTGGGGGACAACGACCCCGTCCTTAGGAGTCCCGGTACAGTTCGGGGACATAAACAATGTTTCTGTCCTTTGCGAGATGGCTGAAATGCACGAAGGCCTTGTGCCCGATGTGTCCTTGGGCACTCATTTTTTTAATGACCTGGTAGAACTGGACATGCTTTACTTGGCTGTCTATCCCCAGCGGGAAGATAATTTTATCAATAAAGCATTCCTTGAAAATGCAAATAACCGGCTTTTAAACCTTGTCCCTGAAGCGGGAAAATGGAAAGATGCAGTACGTGTAATAGACCTGGCTGGAGCAAACAAGGAACAGGTAATATATTTAAATGTAAATTCGACAGAACAAAAGGGTGTATGCTATATAGGGGCAAAATAA
- a CDS encoding four helix bundle protein — MKTRIELAYKLNYIDSVKFEKIEKLCDDTSKMLYGLIDYIEKECSL; from the coding sequence ATGAAAACACGTATAGAGTTAGCATACAAACTAAATTATATAGATTCCGTTAAATTTGAAAAAATAGAAAAATTGTGCGATGACACATCTAAAATGTTATATGGCTTAATTGATTATATTGAAAAAGAATGTTCTCTGTAG